AGCTACACTCTTTGCTGCTCGCTCGATATAGCGACCACCACGGCCTTGGCGGAGCGTCCCATGATTACCTGCGACCAGTCCGATTATCTGGAAATTGCCTGCCTGTACCGCATCCCCATTGCCCTGGGCTGGGTGGATGGCCGCCGGGTCGAAGGCACACCGCTGGACACCGGCTATAACGAAAAACGCGAGGAATGTCTGCTGATGGATGTTGGCGGGAATCAGCAATGGGTAGTGCTGGCGAACTTTGAAGCAATGACAGCACTGGTCGAGAATAAGCACTTCACGGAGGTGCGCTTTGGCGCTCAGCGCTGACGCTGGAATGATATGAGCACTGCCGATCAGGGCGAGCGCGCCTTGGGGGCGTAGTGCAGGCGCGCTACACCCCGAAAGGCCTCAGCTCAGCAGCAGGGCATCATCCGAGAGCTTCTCACCGCGCACGGTTTCGAACATGCGCAATAGGTCGGGTACATCAAGCCCCTCGCGCTCATCCCCGGCCACATCCAGCACCACCTGCCCCTGATGCAGCATCACCGTACGATCGCCTACGTCCAGTGCCTGGCGCATGCTGTGGGTGACCATCATAGTGGTGAGCTGCTTTTCGGTGACGATGCGCGCCGTGAGCTGCAACACGAAGTCGGCCGTACGCGGGTCGAGAGCGGCGGTGTGTTCGTCCAGCAGCAGAATGCGTGACGGCTGCAGCGCGGCCATGAGCAGACTGACGGCCTGGCGCTGACCGCCGGAGAGCAGACCGATGCGGTCGGTAAGGCGGCTTTCCAGACCCAGGCCGAGGGTGGCCAGGCGCTCGCGGAATTCGTCGCGCATGGAGGTCTGGACCGCTTTTGCCAGGCCGCGGCGCTGCCCGCGTTGTTGGGCCAGTGCGAGGTTTTCCTCAATGGTCAGGTCTTCGCAGGTGCCAGCCATAGGGTCCTGGAATACCCGTGCCACGCGACCGGCACGGCTCCAGACGGGCAGCCGGGTGACGTCATCGCCGTCGATCAGGATCTTGCCGCTGTCTACCGGCAGGTCACCGGACACGGCGTTGAGGAAGGTCGATTTACCTGCCCCATTGGTCCCGATCACGGTAACGAACTGCCCGGTGGGAATGTCCAAGGACAGCCCTTGCAACGCGCGGGTTTCGATCGGCGTGCCGTGATTAAAGGTGATCTTGAGATTCTGTGCACTGAGCATCAGACGTGCCTCCTGCGAGTCAGGCGCTGTTTGACCAGTGGGATGACCAATGCGATGACCACCAGCACGGCGGTGACCAGATTCAGGTCCTGGGCCTGCAGACCGATGAAGTCGCTGTTCAAGGCCAGAGCAATGAAGAAGCGGTAGACGATGGCGCCGAGAATCACCGCCAGGGTCAGGTAGAAGATACGGCGGGCCGGGAGGATACTCTCGCCGACGATGACCGCAGCCAGACCAATGACGATGGTGCCGATGCCCATGGAAATATCCGCACCACCCTGGGTCTGGACGAACATGGCGCCCGCCAGGCCGACCAGTGCGTTGGAAATGGCCATGCCAAGAATGACCATGGCGCCGGTATTCACGCCCTGAGAGCGCGCCATGCGCGGGTTGGACCCGGTGGCGCGAATGGCCAGGCCCTGACGGGTGGCGAAGTACATGTCCAGCAGTACCTTGGCGACGATCACCACCACCAGCAGGATCAGTGGTCGGGCGATGTAGTCAGACAGCCATTGTGGCTGCAGGATGCTGAACATGGTCGGTTCCATGATCAGCGGAATATTCGGCCGGCCCATGATGCGCAGGTTGATCGAATACAGCGCAATCATCATCAGGATACTGGCCAGCAGATCCATGATTTTCAGGTGCACGTTGAGTACGGCGGTAACCATCCCGGCCAGCGCGCCGGCGGCCGTGGCGATGATGGTGGCCAGAAAAGGATCCATGCCATTGGAGATCAGCACAGCACAGACAGCGCCGCCCAGCGGGAAACTGCCATCGACCGTCAGATCGGGGAAGCGCAGCAGGCGGAAGGAAATGAATACGCCAAGCGCGACCAGGCCAAAAATCAAGCCAACTTCGAGGGCGCCAAACAGGGAAAACAGTGACATGGGTGTTAAGCCTTTGGTGAGCGGCTGTGCCGGCGCGGGGTGCGCCGGCACAGGTCAGATCATTCGATGACTTCGGCGGCTGAGTCGATCAGCTCCTGGGACAGGGTGACACCTTGGGCTGCAGCGGCGGAGCGGTTGATGTACAGGCTCAACTCGCCGGTCTTCTGCGGCGCAATGCTGCCGGGCTCTTCACCCTGCAGTATCCGCACCACCACTTTGCCGGCCTGCACGCCATGCTGGTAGTAGTCGATGCCCAGAGCGGCAATGGCGCCGCGCTTCACGCTATCGGTATCGGAGGCAATCAGCGGAATCTTGGTGTCGGTTCCCACCTTGACCAGCGACTCATAGGCCGACACCACGTTGTTGTCGGTGTTGGTGTAGATCACATCCACTTTGCCGACCAGGCTGCGGGCAGCGGAGCTTACGTCCACGGTGCGTGGCGCGGCAGCTTCAACCAGGGTCATGCCCATTTCCGGCAGTAGCTCGCGCAGGCGCTCGACCACGACCACGGAGTTGGCTTCGCCGGGGTTGTAGACCATGCCCACGCGAGTGGCGTCTGGCACCACACGTTTGACCAGCTCCATCTGGCGACCCAGCTCCAGCTCGTCGGAGACGCCGGTAACGTTGCTGCCGGATGGCTCCCAGTCGCGTACCAGCTGAGCCGCTATCGGATCAGTCACCGCGGCGAAGACCATCGGCACTGACTTGGTGCTGGCTACCACGGACTGGGCCGAAGGGGTGGCGATGGCAACGATCACATCCGGACGATCACCGACGAACTTGCGGGCGATCTGCCCGGCGGTAGCGGTATTGCCCTGGGCAGTTTGATATTGCCATTTGAGCTTGTCGCCGGTGTAGCCGGCTTCTTCCAGCGCTGCACGAACGCCGTCACGCACCGAATCCAGCGCGGGATGTTCAACAATGGCGGTAGCCGCCACTGACTTGGTATCGGCAACAACGCTGGAAAACGGGGCCGCCAACGCCATAGTCAGCGCGCCGAGGGATAACCACTTATTAATAGGTGACTTCATGTTATTTCCTTGTGGGCCGGCAGAAGGCCCTGTTCTGATTATTGTTTCCGTGTCACGGGTCAAACAGACGCATTATTCCCTGTCTGTCACAGATTGGCGATATGCTCCCGCTGTTCGCTCAACTGGCCCAGCGCCTTCTCTGCTTCGTCCAGCTTCGCGCGTTCCTTGTCGATCACCGCCGGCGGTGCCTTGGCAACGAAACCTTCATTGCCCAGCTTGCCACCGATGCGCTTGACCTCACCCTGCAGACGGCTGATCTCCTTGTCCAGACGCGCCAGTTCGGCACTCTTGTCAATCAGCCCAGCCATGGGCACCAGCACCTCCAGTTCACCCACCAGCGCGGTAGCGGACAGCGGCGCTTCTTCACCTGCAGCAAGAACGGTGATGGAAGCCAGCTTGGCCAGCTTGCGCAGGAAAGCGTCGTTCTCGTTCAAGCGGCGCTGGTCTTCGCTGCCAACCTTGCGCAGCAGCAGTTCCAGTTCCTTGCTCGGAGCGACGTTCATTTCGCCACGGATATTACGCACGCCGAGAATCAGATTCTTGAGCCATTCAATATCACCTTCGGCGGCGGCATCAATGCTGTCATCCGCCGCCACCGGCCAGGGCTGCAGCATGATGGTGTCGCCATCCTTGCCGGCCATTGGCGCGATGCGCTGCCAGATCTCTTCGGTAATAAAAGGCATGAACGGATGGGCCAGACGCAGGGCGGTTTCCAGAACGCGCACCAGGGTGCGGCGGGTACCACGCTGGCGCTCGGCCGGGGCGTTCTCGTCCCACAGTACCGGCTTGGACAGCTCCAGATACCAGTCGCAGTACTGGTTCCAGATGAACTCGTACAGGGCGGTGGCGGCCATATCGAAACGGAACTGATCCAGATGGCGGGTTACTTCCGCTTCGGTGCGCTGCAGCTGGGAGATGATCCAGCGGTCGGCCAGGGTCAGTTCAACGGGCTCGCCATTCACGCCAACATCCTTGTCCTCGCACTGCATCATCACGTAGCGCGCGGCGTTCCAGATCTTGTTGCAGAAGTTGCGGTAACCCTCGACCCGGCCCATGTCGAACTTGATATCACGGCCGGTGGAGGCCAGCGACAGGTTGGTGAAGCGCAGCGCGTCGGTACCGTAGGCGGCAATGCCATCCGGGAATTCGGCACGGGTCTGCTTCTCGATCGCGGCGGCCAGCTTGGGCTGCATCATGCCGCTGGTGCGCTTGGTGACCAGCGACTCCAGATCGATACCGTCGATGATATCCAGCGGGTCCAGCACGTTGCCCTTGGACTTGGACATCTTCTGGCCCTGACCATCACGCACCAGACCGTGCACATAAACGGTCTTGAACGGAATCTGCGCGCTGCCGTCCTCATGCTTCATCAGGTGCATGGTCATCATGATCATGCGCGCCACCCAGAAGAAAATGATGTCGAAACCGGTTACCAGCACATCGGTAGGGTGGAAGGTCTTCAGCGCCTCGGTCTGCTCCGGCCAACCCAGGGTGGAGAAAGTCCACAGGCCCGAGCTGAACCAGGTATCCAGCACGTCTTCATCCTGACGCAGCGCGATGTCGCCCAGATTGTGCTTGGCGCGCACTTCCGCCTCGTCGCGGCCGACATAGACGTTACCCGCCTCGTCGTACCAGGCCGGAATGCGGTGGCCCCACCACAGCTGGCGGGAAATACACCAATCCTGAATGTCGCGCATCCAGGAGAAATACATGTTCTCGTACTGCTTGGGTACAAACTGGATACGGCCATCTTCTACCGCCGCAATCGCCGGCTCGGCCAGCGGCTTGGTGGACACGTACCACTGATCAGTCAACCACGGCTCGATGGCTACGCCAGAGCGGTCGCCCTTGGGCGTCTTCAGGCTGTGCGGCTCGATCTTCTCCAGCAGGCCGGCGGCGTCGAAGTCTTCAACAATCTGCTTGCGTGCGACAAACCGATCCATGCCTGCGTAGGCGGCGGGCAGGGTAGCGTCCACTTCATCATTGACGCTGCCATCAATATTGAACACCTGGCCACGGGGCAGAACCGCCGCGTTCTTGTCCAACACGTTGATCAGCGCCAGGTTGTGGCGCTTGCCGACTTCATAGTCGTTGAAGTCATGGGCCGGGGTGATTTTCACGCAGCCGGTACCAAACTCGGGGTCGCAGTAATCATCACCCACAATCGGAATACGCCGGCCGACCAGCGGCAGCTCGACGAACTTGCCGATCAGCGCCTGGTAGCGCTCGTCTTCCGGATTCACCGCCACAGCGGTATCACCGAGCACGGTCTCCGGGCGGGTAGTGGCAACGATCAGGTAATTCTTGCCATCAGCAGTGGTCGCACCGTCAGCCAGCGGATAACGCAGATGCCACAGCGAACCGGTTTCGTCGTGGTTCTCCACCTCCAGATCGGAAATGGCCGTATGCAGCTTCGGGTCCCAGTTCACCAGACGCTTGCCACGGTAGATCAGCCCGTCCTCATGCAAGCGCACAAAGGCTTCCTGCACCGCCGCAGACATACCCTCATCCATGGTGAAGCGCTCACGGCTCCAATCCACCGAACTACCCAGACGACGAATCTGTCGGGTAATGTTGCCGCCGGACTCTTCCTTCCACTCCCAGACCTTCTCCAGAAACTTGTCCCGGCCCAGATCATGACGGCTCACACCCTGCGCACCCAGCTGACGCTCCACCACCATCTGCGTGGCAATACCCGCATGGTCCGTACCCGGCTGCCACAGGGTATTGCGACCCTGCATACGGCGGAAGCGGATCAGTGCATCCATGATCGAGTTATTGAAGCCATGGCCCATGTGCAGGCTACCGGTCACGTTCGGCGGCGGCAGGGCAATGGTGTACGACTCGCCAGAACCCTGCGGAGCAAAATAATTGTTCTGCTCCCAGGTCTGGTACCAGGAAGATTCAATAGCGTGGGGCTGGTAGGTTTTATCCATGGGTGTTTTGGCTGTCCGGTATATGGCTGGCGACGGTAAAGGGTGCTCCGGCAGTTTACAGGAGTCCGGCCCGGCCCGCCGATCGGTGGGGCTATAAGAGGCAGGATGCTCTGCGCGCCGTGAGACAGAGTCGCAAAACGGCCATTATAGCGAGGAGGGAGGGTGGTCGCATCCTTGTTTGCATGGCGTGCAGGGTGCATTGAGCGCCGGTCGAACGCCGCCCCGACGTCTGCATTCACCCTCTATGACTTTCCGACTATGGCCAAGCGCCATTCTTTGGGCTATGTTGACCTCAATGCATGGATCGCAGCCGTTCCCGCCCAAGGGCCAAGGACAGCCTACCTTCCATACCCGAATTGAGAGCGTACCGGCTTGCCTGCCTGTAGAGGGTGGGGCGGTAGCGTGCTGGCGAGGTGGGTTTCTATCCAGTAGTAATGGATTCATGAAAAGACGCAGTCAAGCGAATACGGGGTGGGCTGCGGTGCGATCTGTAAGTTATTGTTTTTAAATATATTTATGGCGGCGTGATTTCGGTGAAGCGGAGTTATACCGCAGTCACTGTTATGTATTAGTGCCGCATGCGGTCTAATCACTGTTAGACGGTTTAGCCCTACGTCTAGCATCTTACTAATCAAAAGGGCATGGAAATCTAAAAATGACAACATGGCACTATGTTGAAAGTGGGGCTCAAGTGGGCCCGCTAACCATAGATGAGATGAAGGCTGCTGTTGGTGATGGGAAAATCACTCCTTCAACTAAAGTTTGGCCTGGCGAAGGTGACTGGATTCATGCAAGTGAAACTTTGCTGTCCGAGTTTTTTGGAGTGCACGAAGCTACTACGCCACCTCCTTTAGCAGGAGAGGATATTGATAATAAGTTTATGTGGGTATTGGTAACAGTCCCCATTATTGGCGTTATCATTGATTTAATTGCGGGAACTGTTTTGTTTCTGCCCTCAATAATAGCAAACATCGCGCTATGTATGCTTGACGAGAAAAAATTGAAAGCAGCAGGCCACGCTGCGCCAGAACACTGGTCGGTATTTATCGTGCCCGTATACATATGGAAGAGGGCAGCATTGCTGAAACATAAAAA
Above is a genomic segment from Halopseudomonas litoralis containing:
- a CDS encoding Rho-binding antiterminator is translated as MITCDQSDYLEIACLYRIPIALGWVDGRRVEGTPLDTGYNEKREECLLMDVGGNQQWVVLANFEAMTALVENKHFTEVRFGAQR
- a CDS encoding ABC transporter ATP-binding protein, whose protein sequence is MLSAQNLKITFNHGTPIETRALQGLSLDIPTGQFVTVIGTNGAGKSTFLNAVSGDLPVDSGKILIDGDDVTRLPVWSRAGRVARVFQDPMAGTCEDLTIEENLALAQQRGQRRGLAKAVQTSMRDEFRERLATLGLGLESRLTDRIGLLSGGQRQAVSLLMAALQPSRILLLDEHTAALDPRTADFVLQLTARIVTEKQLTTMMVTHSMRQALDVGDRTVMLHQGQVVLDVAGDEREGLDVPDLLRMFETVRGEKLSDDALLLS
- a CDS encoding ABC transporter permease, with the translated sequence MSLFSLFGALEVGLIFGLVALGVFISFRLLRFPDLTVDGSFPLGGAVCAVLISNGMDPFLATIIATAAGALAGMVTAVLNVHLKIMDLLASILMMIALYSINLRIMGRPNIPLIMEPTMFSILQPQWLSDYIARPLILLVVVIVAKVLLDMYFATRQGLAIRATGSNPRMARSQGVNTGAMVILGMAISNALVGLAGAMFVQTQGGADISMGIGTIVIGLAAVIVGESILPARRIFYLTLAVILGAIVYRFFIALALNSDFIGLQAQDLNLVTAVLVVIALVIPLVKQRLTRRRHV
- a CDS encoding ABC transporter substrate-binding protein, whose translation is MKSPINKWLSLGALTMALAAPFSSVVADTKSVAATAIVEHPALDSVRDGVRAALEEAGYTGDKLKWQYQTAQGNTATAGQIARKFVGDRPDVIVAIATPSAQSVVASTKSVPMVFAAVTDPIAAQLVRDWEPSGSNVTGVSDELELGRQMELVKRVVPDATRVGMVYNPGEANSVVVVERLRELLPEMGMTLVEAAAPRTVDVSSAARSLVGKVDVIYTNTDNNVVSAYESLVKVGTDTKIPLIASDTDSVKRGAIAALGIDYYQHGVQAGKVVVRILQGEEPGSIAPQKTGELSLYINRSAAAAQGVTLSQELIDSAAEVIE
- a CDS encoding valine--tRNA ligase, yielding MDKTYQPHAIESSWYQTWEQNNYFAPQGSGESYTIALPPPNVTGSLHMGHGFNNSIMDALIRFRRMQGRNTLWQPGTDHAGIATQMVVERQLGAQGVSRHDLGRDKFLEKVWEWKEESGGNITRQIRRLGSSVDWSRERFTMDEGMSAAVQEAFVRLHEDGLIYRGKRLVNWDPKLHTAISDLEVENHDETGSLWHLRYPLADGATTADGKNYLIVATTRPETVLGDTAVAVNPEDERYQALIGKFVELPLVGRRIPIVGDDYCDPEFGTGCVKITPAHDFNDYEVGKRHNLALINVLDKNAAVLPRGQVFNIDGSVNDEVDATLPAAYAGMDRFVARKQIVEDFDAAGLLEKIEPHSLKTPKGDRSGVAIEPWLTDQWYVSTKPLAEPAIAAVEDGRIQFVPKQYENMYFSWMRDIQDWCISRQLWWGHRIPAWYDEAGNVYVGRDEAEVRAKHNLGDIALRQDEDVLDTWFSSGLWTFSTLGWPEQTEALKTFHPTDVLVTGFDIIFFWVARMIMMTMHLMKHEDGSAQIPFKTVYVHGLVRDGQGQKMSKSKGNVLDPLDIIDGIDLESLVTKRTSGMMQPKLAAAIEKQTRAEFPDGIAAYGTDALRFTNLSLASTGRDIKFDMGRVEGYRNFCNKIWNAARYVMMQCEDKDVGVNGEPVELTLADRWIISQLQRTEAEVTRHLDQFRFDMAATALYEFIWNQYCDWYLELSKPVLWDENAPAERQRGTRRTLVRVLETALRLAHPFMPFITEEIWQRIAPMAGKDGDTIMLQPWPVAADDSIDAAAEGDIEWLKNLILGVRNIRGEMNVAPSKELELLLRKVGSEDQRRLNENDAFLRKLAKLASITVLAAGEEAPLSATALVGELEVLVPMAGLIDKSAELARLDKEISRLQGEVKRIGGKLGNEGFVAKAPPAVIDKERAKLDEAEKALGQLSEQREHIANL
- a CDS encoding DUF4339 domain-containing protein, yielding MTTWHYVESGAQVGPLTIDEMKAAVGDGKITPSTKVWPGEGDWIHASETLLSEFFGVHEATTPPPLAGEDIDNKFMWVLVTVPIIGVIIDLIAGTVLFLPSIIANIALCMLDEKKLKAAGHAAPEHWSVFIVPVYIWKRAALLKHKKHYFGAWVAAFVLSILIDIGGAQAAIEEAACPIVTDIIKEQLYGSAKCMGVAIDKEVTTGFYKATATLDNGNELLITIEERDDGMIYVQIPNQ